From one Populus alba chromosome 17, ASM523922v2, whole genome shotgun sequence genomic stretch:
- the LOC118034594 gene encoding uncharacterized protein isoform X3 has translation MTVLEAAVEVDDLTIRRFLRARDLDIGKASSMLFRYLKWRREFVPNGSVSLLETPNEVAQNKMFLQGSDKKGRPITVILGARHVQSKGGLEEFKRFVVYGFDKICSRMPPGQEKFVVIGDLEGWGYANSDIHGYLAGLSILQEYYPERLAKVLLVHAPYIFMAVWKIVYPFIDKNTRKKIVFVDNRKLKSTLLEEIDESQIPDIYGGKLPLIPIHQST, from the exons ATGACAGTACTGGAAGCTGCAGTG GAAGTAGATGACCTGACGATTAGAAGATTTTTGCGTGCTCGTGATTTAGACATAGGAAAGGCTTCTTCCATGCTCTTCAGGTACCTGAAATGGAGAAGGGAATTTGTTCCAAATGGTTCAGTTTCTCTGTTGGAGACGCCAAATGAAGTTGCGCAGAACAAGATGTTTCTGCAAGGATCAGATAAGAAAGGACGACCTATAACAGTTATCCTTGGAGCTAGGCATGTTCAGAGCAAAGGAGGTCTAGAAGAATTCAAGC GTTTTGTAGTCTATGGTTTTGACAAGATATGTTCAAG GATGCCACCAGGACAAGAGAAATTTGTTGTCATTGGAGACCTTGAGGGTTGGGGGTATGCAAACAGCGATATCCATGGATACCTTGCAGGTTTATCCATTTTGCAG GAATATTACCCAGAAAGGCTTGCAAAGGTACTCCTTGTGCATGCTCCCTACATTTTTATGGCAGTGTGGAAGATTGTTTATCCTTTTATAGACAAAAATACCAGGAAGAAG ATAGTATTTGTGGATAACAGGAAGCTGAAATCAACTCTCCTTGAAGAAATTGATGAGAGCCAGATCCCTGACATTTACGGGGGGAAACTTCCATTAATTCCTATCCATCAAAGCACGTGA
- the LOC118034594 gene encoding uncharacterized protein isoform X2 has protein sequence MSKAEERRLGSGLNSISMNCQEIMESKETTEDKETRREQQDNMKNNLMEQTKIPQVRAIVERQDPSSKEVDDLTIRRFLRARDLDIGKASSMLFRYLKWRREFVPNGSVSLLETPNEVAQNKMFLQGSDKKGRPITVILGARHVQSKGGLEEFKRFVVYGFDKICSRMPPGQEKFVVIGDLEGWGYANSDIHGYLAGLSILQEYYPERLAKVLLVHAPYIFMAVWKIVYPFIDKNTRKKEAEINSP, from the exons ATGAGTAAGGCAGAAGAGAGAAGGCTAGGTAGTGGATTGAACAGCATCTCCATGAACTGCCAAGAGATTATGGAGTCCAAGGAAACAACCGAGGATAAAGAAACTAGGAGGGAGCAACAAgataacatgaaaaacaatttgatgGAGCAAACTAAAATACCTCAAGTGAGAGCAATTGTTGAAAGACAGGATCCCTCTTCTAAG GAAGTAGATGACCTGACGATTAGAAGATTTTTGCGTGCTCGTGATTTAGACATAGGAAAGGCTTCTTCCATGCTCTTCAGGTACCTGAAATGGAGAAGGGAATTTGTTCCAAATGGTTCAGTTTCTCTGTTGGAGACGCCAAATGAAGTTGCGCAGAACAAGATGTTTCTGCAAGGATCAGATAAGAAAGGACGACCTATAACAGTTATCCTTGGAGCTAGGCATGTTCAGAGCAAAGGAGGTCTAGAAGAATTCAAGC GTTTTGTAGTCTATGGTTTTGACAAGATATGTTCAAG GATGCCACCAGGACAAGAGAAATTTGTTGTCATTGGAGACCTTGAGGGTTGGGGGTATGCAAACAGCGATATCCATGGATACCTTGCAGGTTTATCCATTTTGCAG GAATATTACCCAGAAAGGCTTGCAAAGGTACTCCTTGTGCATGCTCCCTACATTTTTATGGCAGTGTGGAAGATTGTTTATCCTTTTATAGACAAAAATACCAGGAAGAAG GAAGCTGAAATCAACTCTCCTTGA
- the LOC118034594 gene encoding uncharacterized protein isoform X1, whose amino-acid sequence MSKAEERRLGSGLNSISMNCQEIMESKETTEDKETRREQQDNMKNNLMEQTKIPQVRAIVERQDPSSKEVDDLTIRRFLRARDLDIGKASSMLFRYLKWRREFVPNGSVSLLETPNEVAQNKMFLQGSDKKGRPITVILGARHVQSKGGLEEFKRFVVYGFDKICSRMPPGQEKFVVIGDLEGWGYANSDIHGYLAGLSILQEYYPERLAKVLLVHAPYIFMAVWKIVYPFIDKNTRKKIVFVDNRKLKSTLLEEIDESQIPDIYGGKLPLIPIHQST is encoded by the exons ATGAGTAAGGCAGAAGAGAGAAGGCTAGGTAGTGGATTGAACAGCATCTCCATGAACTGCCAAGAGATTATGGAGTCCAAGGAAACAACCGAGGATAAAGAAACTAGGAGGGAGCAACAAgataacatgaaaaacaatttgatgGAGCAAACTAAAATACCTCAAGTGAGAGCAATTGTTGAAAGACAGGATCCCTCTTCTAAG GAAGTAGATGACCTGACGATTAGAAGATTTTTGCGTGCTCGTGATTTAGACATAGGAAAGGCTTCTTCCATGCTCTTCAGGTACCTGAAATGGAGAAGGGAATTTGTTCCAAATGGTTCAGTTTCTCTGTTGGAGACGCCAAATGAAGTTGCGCAGAACAAGATGTTTCTGCAAGGATCAGATAAGAAAGGACGACCTATAACAGTTATCCTTGGAGCTAGGCATGTTCAGAGCAAAGGAGGTCTAGAAGAATTCAAGC GTTTTGTAGTCTATGGTTTTGACAAGATATGTTCAAG GATGCCACCAGGACAAGAGAAATTTGTTGTCATTGGAGACCTTGAGGGTTGGGGGTATGCAAACAGCGATATCCATGGATACCTTGCAGGTTTATCCATTTTGCAG GAATATTACCCAGAAAGGCTTGCAAAGGTACTCCTTGTGCATGCTCCCTACATTTTTATGGCAGTGTGGAAGATTGTTTATCCTTTTATAGACAAAAATACCAGGAAGAAG ATAGTATTTGTGGATAACAGGAAGCTGAAATCAACTCTCCTTGAAGAAATTGATGAGAGCCAGATCCCTGACATTTACGGGGGGAAACTTCCATTAATTCCTATCCATCAAAGCACGTGA